Proteins from one Mycteria americana isolate JAX WOST 10 ecotype Jacksonville Zoo and Gardens chromosome 1, USCA_MyAme_1.0, whole genome shotgun sequence genomic window:
- the POSTN gene encoding periostin isoform X7, whose translation MKIFFLFTFSTFLLSAFEQAAASAHYDKILTHSRIRARDQGPNVCALQQVMGTKKKYFSTCRNWYQGAICGKKATVLYECCPGYMKMDGMRGCPAVAPIDHVYGTLGIVGATATQQYSDISKLREEIEGRGSFTFFAPSNEAWEELNAEIHRNLVDNVNIELYNALHHHMVNKRLLTKDLKNGMTLVSMYNDQKLHINHYPNGVVTVNCARVIHGNQIATNGAVHVIDRVLTAVGNTIQDFIEVEDDLSSFRAAAITSDVLDILGRPGHYTLFAPTNEAFERLPRGVLERIMGDKVASEALVKFHILNTLQCSEAITGGAVYETLEGNTVEVGCDGESLTVNGVKMVKRKDIVTSNGVIHLIDEVLIPDSAKQVIELGGAQQTTFTDLVAQLGLASSLRPEGQYTLLAPLNGAFSDDTLRMDQRLLKTILQNHIIKVKVGLNELYNGQELETIGGKLLRVFVYRTAVCIENSCMVRGSKEGRNGFIHIFRQIINPAEKTLHEMLRNDKRFSVFLSLVKAADLDDVLSRPGEWTLFVPTNDAFKGLTDDDKDILIRDKNALRNILLYHLTQGVFIGSGFEPGVTNILKTIQGGKLYLKTVNDTLLVNELKSRESDLMATNGVIHVIDKLLYPADLPVGNDQLLTILKKLIKYIQIKFVRDSTFKEIPLTFYKINIIESNVQPIIRKEDPSITQLTKLIEGEPEFKIVREGETITKVIHGEPIIKTYTKIIDGRPVEVTEKKVTEERIIQGPEIKYTRITAGGSDNEEKLKKLLEEEAPVRKVQPTRRTQGGTARRRTRLAYP comes from the exons AACTGTCTTATATGAGTGCTGTCCTGGCTATATGAAGATGGATGGTATGAGAGGATGTCCTGCAG TTGCTCCTATTGATCATGTATATGGTACACTTGGTATTGTGGGAGCTACCGCCACGCAGCAGTATTCTGACATATCAAAGCTGAGAGAAGAGATTGAGGGACGAGGATCATTCACTTTCTTTGCACCAAGCAATGAAGCCTGGGAGGAATTAAATGCA gaaATTCACAGGAATTTGGTTGACAATGTAAATATTGAACTGTATAACGCTCTCCACCACCACATGGTAAACAAGCGCCTGTTGACAAAAGATCTTAAGAATGGCATGACTCTGGTGTCTATGTATAATGATCAGAAATTGCATATTAACCATTATCCTAATGGG GTTGTTACTGTTAACTGTGCCAGGGTCATCCATGGCAACCAGATTGCTACCAATGGTGCTGTTCATGTCATTGATCGTGTCCTGACCGCTGTTGGAAATACCATTCAAGATTTCATTGAAGTCGAGGATGATCTTTCATCTTTTAGA gCTGCAGCCATCACATCAGATGTCTTGGATATTCTTGGAAGGCCTGGTCATTACACACTCTTTGCTCCTACTAATGAAGCTTTTGAGAGACTTCCAAGGGGAGTCTTAGAAAGGATCATGGGTGACAAGGTGGCTTCTGAAG CTCTTGTGAAGTTCCATATTTTAAATACTCTCCAGTGCTCTGAAGCCATCACAGGTGGAGCTGTCTATGAAACCTTGGAAGGAAACACAGTTGAAGTTGGTTGTGATGGTGAAAGCCTGACTGTGAATGGAGTGAAGATGGTGAAACGCAAAGATATTGTGACAAGCAATGGCGTTATCCACCTCATTGATGAAGTGCTAATTCCTGATTCTG CCAAGCAAGTCATTGAGCTTGGGGGTGCCCAGCAGACTACTTTTACAGACCTGGTGGCACAGCTAGGACTGGCATCTTCTCTAAGACCAGAAGGCCAATACACTCTCTTGGCACCTCTGAATGGTGCTTTCTCAG ATGACACCTTAAGGATGGATCAACGCCTTCTTAAAACGATCCTGCAGAATCACATTATAAAAGTGAAAGTTGGGCTCAATGAACTGTACAATGGACAAGAGCTGGAGACAATTGGAGGAAAACTGCTTAGAGTCTTTGTGTATCGCACA GCTGTATGTATTGAAAATTCATGCATGGTCAGAGGAAGTAAAGAAGGAAGGAATGGTTTTATTCACATCTTCAGACAGATCATCAATCCAGCAGAAAAGACATTGCATGAAATGCTGAGAAATGATAAGCGGTTTAG TGTTTTCCTCAGTCTGGTGAAAGCTGCAGATCTAGATGATGTTCTGTCACGGCCTGGAGAATGGACTCTGTTTGTTCCAACTAATGATGCTTTTAAAGGTTTGACTGATGACGATAAGGATATATTGATAA gagACAAAAATGCTCTCAGGAATATTCTTCTTTACCACTTGACACAAGGAGTTTTCATTGGAAGTGGCTTTGAGCCTGGTGTGACAAACATTCTTAAAACCATCCAAGGAGGGAAACTCTACTTGAAAACA GTGAATGATACTCTTCTGGTTAATGAACTGAAATCAAGAGAATCTGATCTCATGGCAACCAATGGTGTCATTCATGTTATTGATAAACTCCTATATCCAGCAG ATCTGCCTGTTGGAAATGATCAGTTGCTCACAATCCTGAAGAAGTTGATTAAGTACATTCAAATTAAG tTTGTTCGTGACAGTACCTTCAAAGAGATTCCACTGACGTTTTACA AAATTAACATAATTGAAAGCAACGTCCAGCCCATCATCAGAAAGGAAG ACCCATCTATCACACAGCTCACTAAATTAATTGAAGGGGAACCTGAGTTCAAAATAGTCAGGGAAGGGGAGACAATAACTAAAGTGATTCATGGAG AACCAATTATTAAAACATACACCAAAATCATTGATGGGCGACCTGTGGAAGTGACGgagaaaaaagtaacagaagaaagaattatTCAAG GTCCTGAAATAAAATATACCAGAATTACTGCAGGTGGTTCAGACAatgaagaaaagttaaaaaaattgcttgaagAAG aaGCACCTGTACGGAAAGTACAACCAACCAGGAGGACACAag ggGGAACAGCAAGAAGGAGGACAAGACTAGCTTATCCCTAA
- the POSTN gene encoding periostin isoform X1, translated as MKIFFLFTFSTFLLSAFEQAAASAHYDKILTHSRIRARDQGPNVCALQQVMGTKKKYFSTCRNWYQGAICGKKATVLYECCPGYMKMDGMRGCPAVAPIDHVYGTLGIVGATATQQYSDISKLREEIEGRGSFTFFAPSNEAWEELNAEIHRNLVDNVNIELYNALHHHMVNKRLLTKDLKNGMTLVSMYNDQKLHINHYPNGVVTVNCARVIHGNQIATNGAVHVIDRVLTAVGNTIQDFIEVEDDLSSFRAAAITSDVLDILGRPGHYTLFAPTNEAFERLPRGVLERIMGDKVASEALVKFHILNTLQCSEAITGGAVYETLEGNTVEVGCDGESLTVNGVKMVKRKDIVTSNGVIHLIDEVLIPDSAKQVIELGGAQQTTFTDLVAQLGLASSLRPEGQYTLLAPLNGAFSDDTLRMDQRLLKTILQNHIIKVKVGLNELYNGQELETIGGKLLRVFVYRTAVCIENSCMVRGSKEGRNGFIHIFRQIINPAEKTLHEMLRNDKRFSVFLSLVKAADLDDVLSRPGEWTLFVPTNDAFKGLTDDDKDILIRDKNALRNILLYHLTQGVFIGSGFEPGVTNILKTIQGGKLYLKTVNDTLLVNELKSRESDLMATNGVIHVIDKLLYPADLPVGNDQLLTILKKLIKYIQIKFVRDSTFKEIPLTFYKINIIESNVQPIIRKEDPSITQLTKLIEGEPEFKIVREGETITKVIHGEPIIKTYTKIIDGRPVEVTEKKVTEERIIQGPEIKYTRITAGGSDNEEKLKKLLEEEVTKVTKFIEGDGHLLEDEEIKRLLQGAGTEYTKVTKVIEGEPQIIEREIKKVHLEEAPVRKVQPTRRTQGGTARRRTRLAYP; from the exons AACTGTCTTATATGAGTGCTGTCCTGGCTATATGAAGATGGATGGTATGAGAGGATGTCCTGCAG TTGCTCCTATTGATCATGTATATGGTACACTTGGTATTGTGGGAGCTACCGCCACGCAGCAGTATTCTGACATATCAAAGCTGAGAGAAGAGATTGAGGGACGAGGATCATTCACTTTCTTTGCACCAAGCAATGAAGCCTGGGAGGAATTAAATGCA gaaATTCACAGGAATTTGGTTGACAATGTAAATATTGAACTGTATAACGCTCTCCACCACCACATGGTAAACAAGCGCCTGTTGACAAAAGATCTTAAGAATGGCATGACTCTGGTGTCTATGTATAATGATCAGAAATTGCATATTAACCATTATCCTAATGGG GTTGTTACTGTTAACTGTGCCAGGGTCATCCATGGCAACCAGATTGCTACCAATGGTGCTGTTCATGTCATTGATCGTGTCCTGACCGCTGTTGGAAATACCATTCAAGATTTCATTGAAGTCGAGGATGATCTTTCATCTTTTAGA gCTGCAGCCATCACATCAGATGTCTTGGATATTCTTGGAAGGCCTGGTCATTACACACTCTTTGCTCCTACTAATGAAGCTTTTGAGAGACTTCCAAGGGGAGTCTTAGAAAGGATCATGGGTGACAAGGTGGCTTCTGAAG CTCTTGTGAAGTTCCATATTTTAAATACTCTCCAGTGCTCTGAAGCCATCACAGGTGGAGCTGTCTATGAAACCTTGGAAGGAAACACAGTTGAAGTTGGTTGTGATGGTGAAAGCCTGACTGTGAATGGAGTGAAGATGGTGAAACGCAAAGATATTGTGACAAGCAATGGCGTTATCCACCTCATTGATGAAGTGCTAATTCCTGATTCTG CCAAGCAAGTCATTGAGCTTGGGGGTGCCCAGCAGACTACTTTTACAGACCTGGTGGCACAGCTAGGACTGGCATCTTCTCTAAGACCAGAAGGCCAATACACTCTCTTGGCACCTCTGAATGGTGCTTTCTCAG ATGACACCTTAAGGATGGATCAACGCCTTCTTAAAACGATCCTGCAGAATCACATTATAAAAGTGAAAGTTGGGCTCAATGAACTGTACAATGGACAAGAGCTGGAGACAATTGGAGGAAAACTGCTTAGAGTCTTTGTGTATCGCACA GCTGTATGTATTGAAAATTCATGCATGGTCAGAGGAAGTAAAGAAGGAAGGAATGGTTTTATTCACATCTTCAGACAGATCATCAATCCAGCAGAAAAGACATTGCATGAAATGCTGAGAAATGATAAGCGGTTTAG TGTTTTCCTCAGTCTGGTGAAAGCTGCAGATCTAGATGATGTTCTGTCACGGCCTGGAGAATGGACTCTGTTTGTTCCAACTAATGATGCTTTTAAAGGTTTGACTGATGACGATAAGGATATATTGATAA gagACAAAAATGCTCTCAGGAATATTCTTCTTTACCACTTGACACAAGGAGTTTTCATTGGAAGTGGCTTTGAGCCTGGTGTGACAAACATTCTTAAAACCATCCAAGGAGGGAAACTCTACTTGAAAACA GTGAATGATACTCTTCTGGTTAATGAACTGAAATCAAGAGAATCTGATCTCATGGCAACCAATGGTGTCATTCATGTTATTGATAAACTCCTATATCCAGCAG ATCTGCCTGTTGGAAATGATCAGTTGCTCACAATCCTGAAGAAGTTGATTAAGTACATTCAAATTAAG tTTGTTCGTGACAGTACCTTCAAAGAGATTCCACTGACGTTTTACA AAATTAACATAATTGAAAGCAACGTCCAGCCCATCATCAGAAAGGAAG ACCCATCTATCACACAGCTCACTAAATTAATTGAAGGGGAACCTGAGTTCAAAATAGTCAGGGAAGGGGAGACAATAACTAAAGTGATTCATGGAG AACCAATTATTAAAACATACACCAAAATCATTGATGGGCGACCTGTGGAAGTGACGgagaaaaaagtaacagaagaaagaattatTCAAG GTCCTGAAATAAAATATACCAGAATTACTGCAGGTGGTTCAGACAatgaagaaaagttaaaaaaattgcttgaagAAG AGGTTACCAAGGTGACCAAATTTATTGAAGGTGATGGTCATTTACTTGAAGATGAAGAAATCAAAAGACTTCTGCAGGGAG CTGGAACTGAGTACACCAAGGTTACTAAAGTAATTGAGGGAGAGCCACAGATTATCGAGAGAGAAATCAAGAAAGTCCATCTGGAAG aaGCACCTGTACGGAAAGTACAACCAACCAGGAGGACACAag ggGGAACAGCAAGAAGGAGGACAAGACTAGCTTATCCCTAA
- the POSTN gene encoding periostin isoform X8, which produces MKIFFLFTFSTFLLSAFEQAAASAHYDKILTHSRIRARDQGPNVCALQQVMGTKKKYFSTCRNWYQGAICGKKATVLYECCPGYMKMDGMRGCPAVAPIDHVYGTLGIVGATATQQYSDISKLREEIEGRGSFTFFAPSNEAWEELNAEIHRNLVDNVNIELYNALHHHMVNKRLLTKDLKNGMTLVSMYNDQKLHINHYPNGVVTVNCARVIHGNQIATNGAVHVIDRVLTAVGNTIQDFIEVEDDLSSFRAAAITSDVLDILGRPGHYTLFAPTNEAFERLPRGVLERIMGDKVASEALVKFHILNTLQCSEAITGGAVYETLEGNTVEVGCDGESLTVNGVKMVKRKDIVTSNGVIHLIDEVLIPDSAKQVIELGGAQQTTFTDLVAQLGLASSLRPEGQYTLLAPLNGAFSDDTLRMDQRLLKTILQNHIIKVKVGLNELYNGQELETIGGKLLRVFVYRTAVCIENSCMVRGSKEGRNGFIHIFRQIINPAEKTLHEMLRNDKRFSVFLSLVKAADLDDVLSRPGEWTLFVPTNDAFKGLTDDDKDILIRDKNALRNILLYHLTQGVFIGSGFEPGVTNILKTIQGGKLYLKTVNDTLLVNELKSRESDLMATNGVIHVIDKLLYPADLPVGNDQLLTILKKLIKYIQIKFVRDSTFKEIPLTFYKINIIESNVQPIIRKEEPIIKTYTKIIDGRPVEVTEKKVTEERIIQGPEIKYTRITAGGSDNEEKLKKLLEEEVTKVTKFIEGDGHLLEDEEIKRLLQGEAPVRKVQPTRRTQGGTARRRTRLAYP; this is translated from the exons AACTGTCTTATATGAGTGCTGTCCTGGCTATATGAAGATGGATGGTATGAGAGGATGTCCTGCAG TTGCTCCTATTGATCATGTATATGGTACACTTGGTATTGTGGGAGCTACCGCCACGCAGCAGTATTCTGACATATCAAAGCTGAGAGAAGAGATTGAGGGACGAGGATCATTCACTTTCTTTGCACCAAGCAATGAAGCCTGGGAGGAATTAAATGCA gaaATTCACAGGAATTTGGTTGACAATGTAAATATTGAACTGTATAACGCTCTCCACCACCACATGGTAAACAAGCGCCTGTTGACAAAAGATCTTAAGAATGGCATGACTCTGGTGTCTATGTATAATGATCAGAAATTGCATATTAACCATTATCCTAATGGG GTTGTTACTGTTAACTGTGCCAGGGTCATCCATGGCAACCAGATTGCTACCAATGGTGCTGTTCATGTCATTGATCGTGTCCTGACCGCTGTTGGAAATACCATTCAAGATTTCATTGAAGTCGAGGATGATCTTTCATCTTTTAGA gCTGCAGCCATCACATCAGATGTCTTGGATATTCTTGGAAGGCCTGGTCATTACACACTCTTTGCTCCTACTAATGAAGCTTTTGAGAGACTTCCAAGGGGAGTCTTAGAAAGGATCATGGGTGACAAGGTGGCTTCTGAAG CTCTTGTGAAGTTCCATATTTTAAATACTCTCCAGTGCTCTGAAGCCATCACAGGTGGAGCTGTCTATGAAACCTTGGAAGGAAACACAGTTGAAGTTGGTTGTGATGGTGAAAGCCTGACTGTGAATGGAGTGAAGATGGTGAAACGCAAAGATATTGTGACAAGCAATGGCGTTATCCACCTCATTGATGAAGTGCTAATTCCTGATTCTG CCAAGCAAGTCATTGAGCTTGGGGGTGCCCAGCAGACTACTTTTACAGACCTGGTGGCACAGCTAGGACTGGCATCTTCTCTAAGACCAGAAGGCCAATACACTCTCTTGGCACCTCTGAATGGTGCTTTCTCAG ATGACACCTTAAGGATGGATCAACGCCTTCTTAAAACGATCCTGCAGAATCACATTATAAAAGTGAAAGTTGGGCTCAATGAACTGTACAATGGACAAGAGCTGGAGACAATTGGAGGAAAACTGCTTAGAGTCTTTGTGTATCGCACA GCTGTATGTATTGAAAATTCATGCATGGTCAGAGGAAGTAAAGAAGGAAGGAATGGTTTTATTCACATCTTCAGACAGATCATCAATCCAGCAGAAAAGACATTGCATGAAATGCTGAGAAATGATAAGCGGTTTAG TGTTTTCCTCAGTCTGGTGAAAGCTGCAGATCTAGATGATGTTCTGTCACGGCCTGGAGAATGGACTCTGTTTGTTCCAACTAATGATGCTTTTAAAGGTTTGACTGATGACGATAAGGATATATTGATAA gagACAAAAATGCTCTCAGGAATATTCTTCTTTACCACTTGACACAAGGAGTTTTCATTGGAAGTGGCTTTGAGCCTGGTGTGACAAACATTCTTAAAACCATCCAAGGAGGGAAACTCTACTTGAAAACA GTGAATGATACTCTTCTGGTTAATGAACTGAAATCAAGAGAATCTGATCTCATGGCAACCAATGGTGTCATTCATGTTATTGATAAACTCCTATATCCAGCAG ATCTGCCTGTTGGAAATGATCAGTTGCTCACAATCCTGAAGAAGTTGATTAAGTACATTCAAATTAAG tTTGTTCGTGACAGTACCTTCAAAGAGATTCCACTGACGTTTTACA AAATTAACATAATTGAAAGCAACGTCCAGCCCATCATCAGAAAGGAAG AACCAATTATTAAAACATACACCAAAATCATTGATGGGCGACCTGTGGAAGTGACGgagaaaaaagtaacagaagaaagaattatTCAAG GTCCTGAAATAAAATATACCAGAATTACTGCAGGTGGTTCAGACAatgaagaaaagttaaaaaaattgcttgaagAAG AGGTTACCAAGGTGACCAAATTTATTGAAGGTGATGGTCATTTACTTGAAGATGAAGAAATCAAAAGACTTCTGCAGGGAG aaGCACCTGTACGGAAAGTACAACCAACCAGGAGGACACAag ggGGAACAGCAAGAAGGAGGACAAGACTAGCTTATCCCTAA
- the POSTN gene encoding periostin isoform X3 has translation MKIFFLFTFSTFLLSAFEQAAASAHYDKILTHSRIRARDQGPNVCALQQVMGTKKKYFSTCRNWYQGAICGKKATVLYECCPGYMKMDGMRGCPAVAPIDHVYGTLGIVGATATQQYSDISKLREEIEGRGSFTFFAPSNEAWEELNAEIHRNLVDNVNIELYNALHHHMVNKRLLTKDLKNGMTLVSMYNDQKLHINHYPNGVVTVNCARVIHGNQIATNGAVHVIDRVLTAVGNTIQDFIEVEDDLSSFRAAAITSDVLDILGRPGHYTLFAPTNEAFERLPRGVLERIMGDKVASEALVKFHILNTLQCSEAITGGAVYETLEGNTVEVGCDGESLTVNGVKMVKRKDIVTSNGVIHLIDEVLIPDSAKQVIELGGAQQTTFTDLVAQLGLASSLRPEGQYTLLAPLNGAFSDDTLRMDQRLLKTILQNHIIKVKVGLNELYNGQELETIGGKLLRVFVYRTAVCIENSCMVRGSKEGRNGFIHIFRQIINPAEKTLHEMLRNDKRFSVFLSLVKAADLDDVLSRPGEWTLFVPTNDAFKGLTDDDKDILIRDKNALRNILLYHLTQGVFIGSGFEPGVTNILKTIQGGKLYLKTVNDTLLVNELKSRESDLMATNGVIHVIDKLLYPADLPVGNDQLLTILKKLIKYIQIKFVRDSTFKEIPLTFYKINIIESNVQPIIRKEDPSITQLTKLIEGEPEFKIVREGETITKVIHGEPIIKTYTKIIDGRPVEVTEKKVTEERIIQGPEIKYTRITAGGSDNEEKLKKLLEEEVTKVTKFIEGDGHLLEDEEIKRLLQGEAPVRKVQPTRRTQGGTARRRTRLAYP, from the exons AACTGTCTTATATGAGTGCTGTCCTGGCTATATGAAGATGGATGGTATGAGAGGATGTCCTGCAG TTGCTCCTATTGATCATGTATATGGTACACTTGGTATTGTGGGAGCTACCGCCACGCAGCAGTATTCTGACATATCAAAGCTGAGAGAAGAGATTGAGGGACGAGGATCATTCACTTTCTTTGCACCAAGCAATGAAGCCTGGGAGGAATTAAATGCA gaaATTCACAGGAATTTGGTTGACAATGTAAATATTGAACTGTATAACGCTCTCCACCACCACATGGTAAACAAGCGCCTGTTGACAAAAGATCTTAAGAATGGCATGACTCTGGTGTCTATGTATAATGATCAGAAATTGCATATTAACCATTATCCTAATGGG GTTGTTACTGTTAACTGTGCCAGGGTCATCCATGGCAACCAGATTGCTACCAATGGTGCTGTTCATGTCATTGATCGTGTCCTGACCGCTGTTGGAAATACCATTCAAGATTTCATTGAAGTCGAGGATGATCTTTCATCTTTTAGA gCTGCAGCCATCACATCAGATGTCTTGGATATTCTTGGAAGGCCTGGTCATTACACACTCTTTGCTCCTACTAATGAAGCTTTTGAGAGACTTCCAAGGGGAGTCTTAGAAAGGATCATGGGTGACAAGGTGGCTTCTGAAG CTCTTGTGAAGTTCCATATTTTAAATACTCTCCAGTGCTCTGAAGCCATCACAGGTGGAGCTGTCTATGAAACCTTGGAAGGAAACACAGTTGAAGTTGGTTGTGATGGTGAAAGCCTGACTGTGAATGGAGTGAAGATGGTGAAACGCAAAGATATTGTGACAAGCAATGGCGTTATCCACCTCATTGATGAAGTGCTAATTCCTGATTCTG CCAAGCAAGTCATTGAGCTTGGGGGTGCCCAGCAGACTACTTTTACAGACCTGGTGGCACAGCTAGGACTGGCATCTTCTCTAAGACCAGAAGGCCAATACACTCTCTTGGCACCTCTGAATGGTGCTTTCTCAG ATGACACCTTAAGGATGGATCAACGCCTTCTTAAAACGATCCTGCAGAATCACATTATAAAAGTGAAAGTTGGGCTCAATGAACTGTACAATGGACAAGAGCTGGAGACAATTGGAGGAAAACTGCTTAGAGTCTTTGTGTATCGCACA GCTGTATGTATTGAAAATTCATGCATGGTCAGAGGAAGTAAAGAAGGAAGGAATGGTTTTATTCACATCTTCAGACAGATCATCAATCCAGCAGAAAAGACATTGCATGAAATGCTGAGAAATGATAAGCGGTTTAG TGTTTTCCTCAGTCTGGTGAAAGCTGCAGATCTAGATGATGTTCTGTCACGGCCTGGAGAATGGACTCTGTTTGTTCCAACTAATGATGCTTTTAAAGGTTTGACTGATGACGATAAGGATATATTGATAA gagACAAAAATGCTCTCAGGAATATTCTTCTTTACCACTTGACACAAGGAGTTTTCATTGGAAGTGGCTTTGAGCCTGGTGTGACAAACATTCTTAAAACCATCCAAGGAGGGAAACTCTACTTGAAAACA GTGAATGATACTCTTCTGGTTAATGAACTGAAATCAAGAGAATCTGATCTCATGGCAACCAATGGTGTCATTCATGTTATTGATAAACTCCTATATCCAGCAG ATCTGCCTGTTGGAAATGATCAGTTGCTCACAATCCTGAAGAAGTTGATTAAGTACATTCAAATTAAG tTTGTTCGTGACAGTACCTTCAAAGAGATTCCACTGACGTTTTACA AAATTAACATAATTGAAAGCAACGTCCAGCCCATCATCAGAAAGGAAG ACCCATCTATCACACAGCTCACTAAATTAATTGAAGGGGAACCTGAGTTCAAAATAGTCAGGGAAGGGGAGACAATAACTAAAGTGATTCATGGAG AACCAATTATTAAAACATACACCAAAATCATTGATGGGCGACCTGTGGAAGTGACGgagaaaaaagtaacagaagaaagaattatTCAAG GTCCTGAAATAAAATATACCAGAATTACTGCAGGTGGTTCAGACAatgaagaaaagttaaaaaaattgcttgaagAAG AGGTTACCAAGGTGACCAAATTTATTGAAGGTGATGGTCATTTACTTGAAGATGAAGAAATCAAAAGACTTCTGCAGGGAG aaGCACCTGTACGGAAAGTACAACCAACCAGGAGGACACAag ggGGAACAGCAAGAAGGAGGACAAGACTAGCTTATCCCTAA